One genomic segment of Bombina bombina isolate aBomBom1 chromosome 4, aBomBom1.pri, whole genome shotgun sequence includes these proteins:
- the LOC128658012 gene encoding gastrula zinc finger protein XlCGF8.2DB-like: MAIAEVPSRGSELEGTEVLSEGEFTHCNNPSPNQSADGFLHLLQNQRSHVGDLCSECGKCFFKKSHLLKHLKIHKGENPFSCSICGKCFNRKKILVAHKKIHTGEKGFLCSDCGKYFTGKSHLIAHQKIHTGEKAFSCSDCGKCFTQKSNLIKHHKIHTGEKRFSCSDCRKCFTQKSDLIRHQKIHTGEKGFSCSDCGKCFTQKSYLIIHQKIHTGEKDFSCSDCGKYFTHKSNLITHQKIHTGEKAFSCSDCGKCFTQKSHLISHQKIHTGEKGFLCSDCGKCFNHKTNLIKHQKIHTGEKGFSCSDCGKCFTQKSDLIRHHKTHIKINQSFTS, from the coding sequence GTGAATTCACACACTGCAATAATCCTAGTCCTAATCAGAGTGCAGATGGTTTtttacatcttcttcaaaatcaaagaagccacgTGGGAgatttatgttctgaatgtgggaaatgtttttttaagaaatcaCATCTTCTTAAACATCTAAAAATTCATAAAGGAGAAAATCCATTTTCTTGTTCTATATGTGGGAAGTGTTTTAACCGTAAAAAAATTCTTGTTGCTCataagaaaattcatacaggagaaaaaggatttttatgttctgactgtgggaaatattttactgggaaatcacatcttattgctcatcagaaaattcacacaggagagaaagcattttcttgttctgactgtgggaaatgttttactcagaaatcaaatcttattaagcatcacaaaattcatacaggagaaaaacgattttcatgttctgactgtaggaaatgttttactcaaaaatcagatcttattaggcatcaaaaaattcatacaggagaaaagggattttcatgttctgactgtgggaaatgttttactcagaaatcatatcttattattcatcaaaaaattcatacaggagagaaagatttttcatgttctgactgtgggaaatattttactcacaaatcaaatcttattactcatcagaaaattcacacaggagagaaagcattttcttgttctgactgtggaaaatgttttactcagaaatcacatcttattagccatcaaaaaattcatacaggagaaaaaggatttttatgttctgactgtgggaaatgttttaatcacAAAACAAATCTTATTAagcatcaaaaaattcatacaggagaaaaaggattttcatgttctgactgtgggaaatgttttactcagaaatcagatCTTATTAGGCATCACAAAACTCATATTAAAATAAATCAGAGTTTTACCTCCTAA